The proteins below come from a single Prochlorococcus marinus str. MIT 9215 genomic window:
- the fusA gene encoding elongation factor G, which produces MARDFPLERVRNIGIAAHIDAGKTTTTERILFYSGVVHKIGEVHDGAAVTDWMAQERERGITITAAAISTSWQDHRINIIDTPGHVDFTIEVERSMRVLDGVIAVFCAVGGVQPQSETVWRQADRYSVPRMVFVNKMDRTGADFLKVNKQIKDRLKANALPIQLPIGAEGDLTGIIDLVANKAYLYKNDLGTDIEEAPIPSEMEEEAAEWRYKLMESVAENDEELIEIFLETGELSEEQLKKGIREGVLKHGLVPVLCGSAFKNKGVQLVLDAVVDYLPAPVDVKPIQGVLPSGKEDVRPSDDNAPFSALAFKVMSDPYGKLTFVRMYSGVLSKGSYVMNSTKDAKERISRLVILKADEREEVDELRAGDLGAVLGLKNTTTGDTLCNTDDPIVLETLFIPEPVISVAVEPKTKGDMEKLSKALTALSEEDPTFRVSTDPETNQTVIAGMGELHLEILVDRMLREFKVEANIGAPQVSYRETIRSSSKGEGKYARQTGGKGQYGHVIIEMEPAEVGKGFEFVNKIVGGAVPKEYIGPASNGMKETCESGVLAGYPLIDVKVTLVDGSFHDVDSSEMAFKIAGSMAFKDGVKKCNPVLLEPMMKVEVESPDDFLGSVIGDLSSRRGQVEGQSVDDGLSKVQAKVPLAEMFGYATQLRSMTQGRGIFSMEFANYEEVPRNVAEAIISKNQGNS; this is translated from the coding sequence TTGGCACGCGACTTTCCCCTAGAACGAGTAAGGAACATAGGTATAGCCGCTCATATTGATGCAGGGAAGACAACAACAACTGAAAGAATTTTGTTTTATTCAGGTGTAGTTCATAAAATAGGAGAGGTTCATGATGGTGCTGCCGTAACAGATTGGATGGCTCAAGAAAGAGAAAGAGGGATAACTATTACTGCTGCTGCAATATCTACTAGTTGGCAAGATCATAGAATAAATATTATTGATACACCTGGACACGTTGATTTTACAATTGAGGTAGAAAGATCAATGCGCGTCTTGGATGGAGTTATAGCTGTATTTTGCGCAGTTGGTGGAGTGCAGCCTCAATCAGAAACAGTTTGGCGCCAAGCAGATAGATACTCCGTTCCAAGAATGGTTTTTGTTAATAAAATGGATAGAACTGGTGCAGATTTTTTAAAGGTCAACAAGCAAATTAAAGATAGACTAAAGGCAAATGCACTCCCAATTCAGCTACCTATTGGAGCTGAAGGTGACCTCACAGGCATTATTGATTTAGTAGCTAATAAGGCATATCTTTACAAAAATGATTTAGGTACTGATATTGAAGAAGCACCAATTCCATCTGAAATGGAGGAGGAAGCTGCTGAGTGGAGATATAAGTTGATGGAGAGTGTCGCAGAAAATGATGAAGAGTTAATAGAAATTTTTCTTGAAACAGGAGAACTATCTGAAGAACAGCTTAAAAAAGGAATTAGGGAAGGAGTTTTAAAACATGGATTGGTTCCAGTATTATGTGGCTCAGCTTTTAAGAATAAAGGTGTCCAACTTGTTTTAGATGCTGTTGTTGATTACTTACCAGCGCCAGTTGACGTAAAACCAATACAAGGAGTTTTACCAAGTGGTAAGGAAGATGTAAGACCTTCAGATGATAATGCTCCTTTTAGTGCACTAGCATTTAAAGTCATGTCAGATCCCTATGGGAAATTAACTTTTGTAAGAATGTATTCAGGTGTCCTTTCAAAAGGAAGTTATGTCATGAATTCGACTAAAGATGCTAAAGAGAGAATCTCCAGATTAGTAATCTTAAAGGCTGATGAAAGAGAGGAAGTTGATGAATTGAGGGCAGGAGATTTAGGGGCAGTACTAGGTCTTAAGAACACAACAACTGGTGACACGTTATGTAATACAGATGACCCTATAGTCTTAGAGACACTTTTTATTCCTGAACCAGTTATCTCAGTGGCAGTTGAGCCAAAAACTAAAGGAGATATGGAAAAATTATCCAAAGCTTTAACTGCTTTATCTGAAGAAGATCCAACCTTTAGAGTAAGTACAGATCCTGAGACGAATCAAACTGTAATTGCTGGTATGGGTGAGTTGCACCTAGAAATCCTAGTTGACAGAATGTTAAGGGAATTTAAAGTTGAAGCTAATATTGGTGCTCCCCAGGTTTCATACAGAGAGACTATTAGGTCTAGTTCTAAAGGCGAAGGTAAATATGCAAGACAAACTGGAGGAAAAGGTCAATATGGTCATGTAATAATTGAAATGGAACCTGCTGAAGTTGGAAAAGGTTTTGAATTCGTAAACAAAATTGTTGGTGGAGCTGTACCTAAAGAGTACATCGGTCCAGCATCTAATGGTATGAAAGAAACCTGTGAATCAGGTGTTCTTGCAGGTTACCCACTCATTGATGTAAAAGTAACACTAGTCGATGGTTCATTCCACGATGTAGACTCATCTGAAATGGCCTTCAAAATTGCAGGTTCTATGGCTTTTAAAGATGGGGTTAAAAAATGCAACCCTGTTCTTTTAGAGCCTATGATGAAAGTTGAGGTCGAAAGTCCCGATGACTTTCTTGGATCTGTAATTGGTGATCTCTCTTCTAGAAGAGGTCAAGTAGAGGGACAATCCGTTGATGATGGATTGTCTAAGGTACAGGCCAAAGTGCCCTTAGCCGAAATGTTCGGTTATGCCACTCAACTCCGATCAATGACTCAAGGTCGGGGTATATTTTCAATGGAGTTCGCAAACTATGAGGAAGTTCCTCGTAATGTTGCTGAAGCTATCATTTCCAAGAATCAGGGCAACTCCTGA
- the rpsG gene encoding 30S ribosomal protein S7 has protein sequence MSRRNAAVKRPVLPDPQFNSRLASMMISRLMKHGKKSTAQRILSDAFSLISERTGGNAVELFETAVKNATPLVEVRARRVGGATYQVPMEVRQERGTAMALRWLVTFSRARNGKSMSQKLAGELMDAANETGSAVKKREDTHKMAEANKAFAHYRY, from the coding sequence ATGTCACGTCGTAATGCAGCAGTCAAAAGACCAGTTCTTCCAGATCCGCAATTTAATAGTCGTCTTGCTTCAATGATGATTTCTAGATTGATGAAACATGGAAAAAAATCTACAGCTCAAAGAATATTGTCTGATGCTTTTTCTTTGATAAGTGAGAGAACAGGTGGGAATGCAGTCGAATTATTTGAAACAGCTGTAAAAAATGCTACTCCTCTTGTCGAGGTAAGAGCTAGAAGAGTTGGTGGTGCAACATATCAAGTACCCATGGAAGTTCGCCAAGAGAGAGGAACGGCTATGGCATTAAGATGGCTTGTTACATTTTCACGTGCAAGAAATGGCAAAAGTATGTCCCAAAAACTTGCTGGTGAGTTAATGGATGCTGCAAATGAAACTGGTAGTGCAGTTAAAAAAAGAGAAGACACTCACAAAATGGCTGAAGCTAATAAAGCTTTTGCACATTACAGATATTAA
- the rpsL gene encoding 30S ribosomal protein S12 has protein sequence MPTISQLVGSERKRLTKKTKSPALKACPERRGVCTRVYTSTPKKPNSALRKVARVRLTSGFEVTAYIPGIGHNLQEHSVVLLRGGRVKDLPGVRYHIIRGTLDTAGVKDRRQSRSKYGAKAPKD, from the coding sequence ATGCCCACCATCTCACAATTAGTAGGTTCAGAAAGAAAACGTCTGACAAAGAAAACAAAATCTCCCGCATTAAAAGCTTGCCCTGAGAGAAGAGGCGTATGCACAAGAGTCTATACCTCAACACCAAAAAAGCCTAATTCAGCTTTGAGAAAAGTTGCTAGGGTTAGATTAACTTCTGGTTTCGAAGTAACGGCTTATATACCTGGTATTGGTCATAACTTGCAAGAACACTCTGTAGTTCTACTAAGGGGTGGAAGAGTTAAGGATTTACCAGGCGTTAGATATCATATAATAAGAGGAACTTTGGATACGGCTGGAGTCAAAGATAGACGTCAATCCAGGTCTAAGTATGGGGCAAAAGCTCCAAAAGATTAA
- the gltB gene encoding glutamate synthase large subunit has translation MGESIKRIVGPYQDSYSPNGIIGEKDACGVGFIANVNGIESNWILKQSLKGLNCMEHRGGCGGDSDSGDGAGILCSIPWNYLEKDVHFKNKKEYEKGLGMVFMPHEKEKIEECKSICQEEAEKLSINKTFWRKVPVNNEILGPLAKANAPFICQWILYIDKKDHPDIERLLFQLRKRIEKKIIETFKNHVGDCEFYFASLSSQTVVYKGMVRSEVLSEFYQDLKEESFKVSFSVYHRRFSTNTLPKWPLAQPMRFLGHNGEINTLLGNINWAKASETHIDNFWGELSNEIKPIVDVNKSDSSNLDATLEINIRSGQPITDSLLKLVPEAFRDQPEIELRANIKAFYEYSASLQEAWDGPALLVFTDGNFIGATLDRNGLRPARYSITNDGFVIMGSETGVVDLVEEKIIEKGRLGPGQMLAVDFNQNRILRNWEVKSEAAQRHDYQNLLINRTIKIENNEWIKDCELKDLELLQQQTAYGFSAEDNDLILDSMASLAKEPTYCMGDDIPLAVLSSKPHILYDYFKQRFAQVTNPPIDPLREKLVMSLEMHLGERCSPFKVKDAKSFIHLKSPILNEKELFSIKKSEIKSQTISTLFEINDGIKGFEGKLHDICEQSEKAVNNGCSLIIISDKGISSTKSFIPPLLAVGAIHHYLLKKEIRLKASLIIETGQCWSTHHLACLIGYGVSAVCPWLIFESGRHWLKHPKTQKLIESKKIDSLSTDQVQTNIKKALEDGLRKILSKIGISLLSSYHGAQIFEAVGLGSDLINLGFDGTTSRIAGITLKELANESISIHTKAYPEIDLKKLEFLGFVQFRNYGEYHSNNPEMSKALHSAVKQGPGYDHFKLYKELISKRPITALRDLLSIDSNRESIPINEVESVESICKRFCTGGMSLGALSREAHEVLAVAMNRIGGKSNSGEGGEDPARFNVLNNIDENTQSATLPFIKGLKNGDTACSAIKQIASGRFGVTPEYLRSGKQLEIKMAQGAKPGEGGQLPGPKVDSYIAKLRNSKPGVALISPPPHHDIYSIEDLAQLIHDLHQVHPKAKVSVKLVSEIGIGTIAAGVSKANADVIQISGHDGGTGASPLSSIKHAGLPWELGLAEVHKSLLDNNLRDRVLLRTDGGLKTGWDVVIAALLGAEEYGFGSVAMIAEGCVMARVCHKNTCPVGVATQKEELRKRFKGLPDNVVNFFIYIAEEIRQILSTIGVKTMEEIIGNKEFLTTRNISLPKTENIDLTSLVNDEISYEDRSWIKHSNNAHSNGTVLEDSILTDAQFIDAVTTHGEFSKKIEIKNTDRSVCAKISGELAQHYGNKGFEGAINLIFNGHAGQSFGAFLLKGMIIQLIGEANDYVCKGMNGGILTIIPPRIDKNSSEQVILGNTCLYGATGGKLYALGKSGERFAVRNSGAVAVTEGAGDHCCEYMTGGKIVILGSTGRNIGAGMTGGIAFILDEKNDLDKKVNKEIVSIFEIKTPKQEQILLEIINEYRDKTQSPKAASILEDWINFKTLFKVIVPPSELEMLGLRNQ, from the coding sequence ATGGGAGAGAGTATCAAAAGAATCGTTGGACCATATCAAGATAGTTATTCTCCAAATGGAATAATTGGGGAGAAAGATGCATGTGGAGTTGGTTTCATAGCAAATGTCAATGGAATAGAAAGCAACTGGATCCTTAAACAATCACTAAAGGGTCTTAACTGTATGGAGCATAGAGGAGGTTGTGGAGGAGATAGTGACTCAGGGGATGGAGCAGGCATTTTATGTTCAATCCCTTGGAATTACTTAGAAAAAGATGTGCATTTTAAAAATAAAAAAGAATATGAAAAAGGTTTAGGAATGGTTTTTATGCCTCATGAAAAAGAGAAAATTGAAGAATGTAAATCAATATGTCAGGAAGAAGCAGAAAAATTAAGTATCAATAAAACATTCTGGAGAAAAGTCCCTGTTAATAATGAAATTTTAGGTCCTCTAGCTAAAGCAAATGCTCCATTCATCTGTCAGTGGATTTTATACATAGATAAAAAAGATCATCCTGATATAGAGAGGCTTTTATTCCAATTAAGAAAAAGAATTGAGAAAAAAATAATAGAAACTTTCAAAAATCATGTTGGAGATTGTGAATTTTATTTTGCCTCACTTAGTTCTCAAACAGTTGTTTATAAAGGCATGGTTCGTTCTGAAGTGTTATCTGAGTTTTATCAAGATTTAAAAGAAGAGAGTTTTAAAGTCTCATTTTCTGTTTATCATCGTAGATTTAGTACTAATACACTTCCAAAATGGCCATTAGCTCAGCCCATGAGGTTTTTAGGGCATAATGGCGAAATAAATACTCTTTTAGGGAATATCAATTGGGCTAAAGCCTCAGAAACACATATAGATAATTTTTGGGGAGAATTATCTAATGAAATCAAGCCTATTGTCGATGTAAATAAAAGTGATTCATCAAATCTTGATGCGACCCTTGAAATTAATATTCGATCAGGCCAACCAATAACTGATTCATTATTAAAGCTTGTCCCTGAAGCATTTAGAGATCAACCTGAAATTGAACTAAGGGCAAATATCAAAGCATTTTATGAGTATTCTGCTAGCCTACAGGAGGCTTGGGATGGACCTGCTCTCCTTGTATTTACAGATGGAAATTTTATAGGAGCAACGCTTGATAGAAATGGTCTAAGACCAGCAAGATATTCAATCACAAATGATGGTTTTGTAATAATGGGTTCCGAGACAGGAGTTGTAGATCTTGTTGAGGAAAAAATAATTGAAAAAGGTCGATTAGGACCGGGACAAATGTTGGCAGTTGATTTTAATCAAAATAGAATTCTGAGAAATTGGGAGGTAAAGTCTGAAGCAGCTCAAAGGCATGATTATCAAAATCTTCTTATTAATAGAACCATAAAAATCGAAAATAATGAATGGATCAAAGACTGCGAACTAAAAGACCTTGAGTTATTACAACAACAAACCGCATACGGTTTTTCAGCTGAAGATAATGATCTTATCTTAGATTCAATGGCTTCATTAGCTAAAGAGCCTACTTATTGCATGGGCGACGACATCCCATTAGCAGTGCTTTCATCGAAACCACATATTTTATATGACTATTTCAAGCAAAGATTTGCTCAAGTAACTAATCCTCCAATAGACCCTCTTCGTGAAAAACTTGTGATGAGTCTTGAAATGCATCTTGGAGAAAGATGTTCTCCATTTAAAGTTAAAGATGCTAAGTCTTTTATTCATCTCAAAAGTCCAATCCTTAATGAAAAAGAATTATTTTCTATCAAAAAATCAGAAATTAAATCTCAAACGATTTCAACTTTGTTTGAAATTAACGACGGAATAAAAGGATTTGAAGGTAAATTACATGATATTTGCGAGCAAAGTGAAAAGGCAGTTAATAATGGATGCTCTTTAATTATTATTTCTGATAAAGGAATAAGTTCAACAAAGAGTTTTATTCCCCCTTTATTAGCTGTAGGTGCAATTCATCATTATCTTCTAAAAAAAGAAATAAGATTAAAAGCCTCCCTAATCATTGAGACTGGTCAATGTTGGAGCACTCATCACTTAGCATGCCTAATTGGATATGGAGTTAGCGCTGTATGTCCTTGGCTTATATTTGAATCTGGAAGACATTGGTTAAAACATCCTAAGACTCAAAAACTAATAGAGAGCAAAAAAATTGATTCATTATCAACAGATCAGGTTCAGACCAATATTAAAAAAGCTTTAGAGGATGGCTTACGGAAAATACTTTCTAAGATTGGTATCTCACTGCTTTCAAGTTACCATGGAGCTCAGATTTTTGAAGCGGTAGGTTTAGGCTCCGATTTAATCAACCTTGGTTTCGACGGGACAACAAGTCGAATTGCTGGAATTACTTTAAAAGAGTTAGCTAATGAATCAATTTCTATTCACACAAAAGCTTATCCAGAAATTGACCTAAAAAAACTCGAATTTCTAGGATTTGTTCAATTCAGAAATTATGGAGAATATCACTCAAATAATCCTGAAATGTCAAAGGCACTTCATTCTGCAGTAAAACAAGGGCCCGGTTATGACCACTTCAAATTGTACAAAGAACTTATTAGTAAGAGACCAATAACTGCTTTAAGAGACTTACTTTCAATAGATTCCAATAGGGAAAGCATACCAATAAATGAAGTTGAAAGTGTTGAATCAATTTGCAAACGGTTTTGTACAGGAGGAATGAGTTTAGGAGCTTTATCAAGAGAGGCGCATGAAGTTTTAGCAGTTGCAATGAATAGAATTGGTGGGAAAAGTAATAGTGGTGAAGGAGGAGAAGATCCAGCTCGTTTTAATGTTTTAAATAATATTGATGAAAATACTCAATCAGCGACTTTGCCATTTATAAAAGGTCTAAAAAATGGAGATACGGCTTGCTCTGCTATAAAGCAAATTGCTTCAGGAAGATTTGGAGTTACCCCTGAATATCTTCGAAGTGGTAAACAACTTGAAATTAAAATGGCCCAAGGTGCTAAGCCAGGGGAAGGCGGACAACTTCCTGGTCCAAAAGTCGATTCCTACATAGCAAAACTCAGGAATAGTAAGCCTGGCGTGGCTTTAATTTCTCCACCTCCGCATCATGATATTTACTCTATTGAAGATTTAGCACAACTTATTCATGATCTTCATCAGGTTCATCCTAAAGCAAAAGTAAGTGTGAAACTTGTTTCTGAAATTGGTATTGGAACTATCGCTGCGGGAGTAAGTAAAGCAAATGCAGATGTTATACAAATCTCTGGCCATGATGGAGGAACTGGTGCTTCTCCCTTGAGCTCCATTAAGCACGCTGGATTGCCTTGGGAACTTGGTTTAGCAGAAGTACATAAATCACTTCTTGATAATAATCTGCGCGACAGAGTACTTTTAAGGACAGACGGAGGACTTAAAACAGGATGGGATGTCGTCATTGCCGCTCTTTTGGGTGCAGAAGAATATGGATTTGGATCCGTAGCAATGATTGCTGAAGGATGCGTTATGGCACGAGTTTGCCATAAAAATACTTGTCCTGTTGGTGTGGCGACACAAAAAGAAGAATTAAGAAAAAGGTTCAAAGGTTTACCTGATAACGTTGTTAACTTTTTCATCTATATTGCTGAAGAAATAAGACAGATATTGAGTACCATTGGTGTCAAAACAATGGAAGAAATAATCGGCAACAAAGAATTTCTGACTACGAGAAATATTAGTCTGCCTAAAACGGAAAATATCGATCTAACTTCTCTTGTTAACGACGAAATTAGCTATGAAGATAGATCATGGATTAAACATTCAAACAATGCTCATAGTAATGGAACTGTATTGGAGGACTCGATTTTGACAGATGCTCAATTCATAGATGCGGTGACTACTCATGGAGAATTTAGTAAAAAAATTGAGATCAAAAATACCGATAGAAGTGTTTGTGCAAAAATTTCAGGAGAGCTTGCTCAGCATTATGGCAATAAGGGTTTTGAGGGCGCAATTAATCTAATTTTTAATGGTCATGCGGGTCAAAGCTTTGGAGCCTTTTTATTAAAAGGAATGATTATTCAATTAATTGGAGAAGCTAATGATTATGTATGCAAAGGGATGAATGGAGGAATACTAACCATAATTCCGCCTAGAATAGATAAGAATTCATCGGAGCAAGTCATTTTGGGCAATACTTGTCTGTATGGCGCTACGGGAGGAAAGTTATATGCCTTGGGTAAATCAGGTGAAAGGTTTGCTGTAAGAAATAGTGGAGCAGTAGCTGTAACTGAAGGAGCAGGAGATCATTGCTGTGAGTATATGACAGGGGGCAAAATTGTAATCCTTGGCTCTACAGGAAGAAATATCGGAGCAGGAATGACTGGAGGCATAGCATTTATACTCGATGAAAAAAATGATTTAGATAAAAAAGTAAATAAAGAAATAGTAAGCATCTTTGAAATTAAAACACCAAAACAAGAACAAATTTTATTAGAAATAATTAACGAATATCGTGACAAAACTCAGAGTCCTAAAGCAGCTTCTATTCTTGAAGATTGGATTAATTTTAAAACTTTATTCAAAGTAATCGTACCTCCAAGTGAACTAGAAATGCTTGGATTAAGAAATCAATAA